Below is a genomic region from Spirosoma radiotolerans.
GAACGACGAATCCGGGAACAACTCGATTTACGAACGGCTTTTGACGGGCGGCTATTTGCCATTCCGGGAAACCACGATTGGGATAAAAGCGGCCGGGAAGGCTGGCAGCGGATCAAAAATCAGCAAGCCTACGTGCAGCAGTATACGGGCCGCGACGATGTGTTTTTTCCTGCCGATGGTTGCCCTGGCCCGGTCGAAATCCAATTATCGGATTCGCTGACACTGGTGCTGATGGACACGCAATACTGGCTTCATCCCTGGGATAAACCCGGCGAAGGCTCGGACTGCGCCACGAAAAATCTGCCCGATTTTCTGACCAAGCTGGACGATATTCTCTATCGAAACCGGCACAAACGAGTGGTTGTGGCTGGGCACCACCCGATGTATAGTCATGGGCAGCATGGCGGACATTTCACCCTTAAAGACCATCTGTTTCCACTAACGGCCATTCGGAAACCGCTCTACATTCCGTTACCCGTTATTGGCTCCATTTATCCGGTCTATCGGTCGGTATTCGGGAGTTTGCAGGATTTGCCTAACCCCGTATACCGCGAGATGCGCAATGGCATGGTGGCCATTTTTAACAAATACCGAAACCTGGTTTATACCAATGGGCACGACCATAACCTTCAGCTCATTCAGCATGACAGTCTGTATTACGTCACCAGCGGCAGCGGAGCCAAGCACGAACCCGTTGGCAAGCGCAAAGAAACGCTGTTTGCTATTGAGCGGAAGGGATTTGCCCGGCTGGATTTCGGGATTGGCGACCAGGTGACAATTTCGTTTTATGTGCCGAATGAACAGAAGCCCAACGGCGAATTACTCTACCAAACGACGATTCAACTTCGGCCAGCACCCATACCCGCCAAGGTCGGCAGCGCCGAAAAACGGCCCGATAGCCTTCGGGTTGTGCCGAGTAACCAGTATGCGGCTGGCCCCGTCAAGCGATTCTGGTTCGGCACCAACTATAGGGCTGTCTGGGCACAGCCCCTGTTGGTGCCGGTATTGAATCTAAGGGCCGAAGGATTGACCCCAACCGAGCGCGGGGGCGGAATGCAGACACTGTCTCTGCGGCTCACCGACCGAAATAAACACGAATTTGCGGTACGCTCCATTGAAAAATATCCCGAAAAGGCGATTCCTACAGCTCTTCGGAGTGGCCTGGTGAACGACATTGTGCAGGACCAGATTTCGGCTTCCCATCCATTTGCGGCTTTGGCCGTGGCACCTCTGGCCGAAGCGGCCGGGGTGTATCATACGCGGCCACGCGTCGTCGTGATGCCGAACGATACCAGCCTGCACGACTACCAGCAGGCCTTTGCCAATACACTTATGCTCTATGAAGAGCGGGCCGACGGTAATTATAAAGGAACGGGGTTGTTTGGCAATACGACCAAACTGTACAGCACCCCCAAACTGCTCGATAAACTTCAGGACGACAACGACAATCGCGTTGACCAGCGATCGGTGTTGCGGGCCCGAATTTTCGATATGTGGATTGGTGACTGGGATCGCCACGACGACCAGTGGAGATGGGCTAGTTTTAAATCGGGCAAGGGGCTTCGGTTTGAGCCGGTTCCGCGTGACCGCGACCAGGCGTTTTTTGTCAACGAGGGCGTTTTACCCCGCCTTGCCAGCCGACGCTGGCTAATGCCCAAAATACAGGGCTTCGAAAATAAAATCCGGTATGTGCCCGGTTTCAATACCAACGCTCGTTTCTTCGACCGCTCGTTCCTGACCGAACCCAGCCGGGCCGATTGGCGGGCTATGGCCGACTCGCTCAAACAAAGCCTGACCGATCAGGCCATTGACGAAGCCATGCGCCAACTGCCCGAGTCGGCCCGGAAGCTGACGGCTGAAACAATAACCGCTAAACTTCGTCAGCGTCGGGCTGATTTAGCACGCTATGCCGATGAACAGTACCTGTTTCTGGCGAAAGCGGTCGATGTGGTGGGGAGTGATAAAGAGGAACTGTTCGATGTGACCCGGCGGCCGGATGGCCAGACAGATGTCGTAGTTTACAAATTAAATAAAGACAACAACCCTACCCAGCAGCTATACGCTCGTCGATTCAGCCCGGCCGAAACCGACGAGGTTCGACTGTATGGATTGGGGGGCGATGACCGATTCGTACTTCACGGAACGGCCCCTAAAGGCAGCTTGGTGCGCATCATCGGGGGAAAGGGCGATGATATTATCACCGACAGCTCATCCGTTCGGGGTCTTTCGCGGAAAACGTGGGTGTATGACCTGCGTAAAAACACGACCATTACGGGCGGTTCGGAAACGCGCAGTCGTTTATCCGACGACAAAGCCGTCAACACCTACGACCGAATGGCGTTTCGCTACAACCTGACCATGCCGCTGCTGACCATCCAGGCTAACCCGGATGATGGTCTCTTTCTGGGGGGCGGTGTTTTGCACCGCACGCAGGGCTTTCGTAAAGAACCTTTCGCACAGCAACACCGCCTGACGGCCAGCCACGCGTTTGCCACAGATGCGTTTACGTTTCACTACGATGGCACCTATACGGATCTCATTGGCCGGGCCGATCTAGTGCTTAATGCCGATATCAAAGCCCCGAATTTTGTGCAGAACTTCTTTGGTCTGGGCAATGAAACGGTGTTCAACAAAGCGCTGGGCGTTAATTATTACCGCGTTCGGTTCGAAAACTGGAACCTGAATGCGCTGATCCAGCACCGGGTCGGGAAGGCCGCTTTTTATTACGGGCCTGCCATCGAACGGGTAGAACTTGAAGAGAAACAGCAAAAGTTTATTCAGGACTATGCGCAAAGTATTCCGAACGGGCGGCACCTGTTCGAGTCGTTCTGGTATGGAGGACTGAAAGCCGGCTTTACCGTC
It encodes:
- a CDS encoding BamA/TamA family outer membrane protein, which gives rise to MRFLYVLTILIFINWLDGISAWAQAQPSYTVFLLGDAGAPQANGNDPVLNTLRTQLQKSGTNSSLILLGDNIYQYGLPDADNPERAGAERRIREQLDLRTAFDGRLFAIPGNHDWDKSGREGWQRIKNQQAYVQQYTGRDDVFFPADGCPGPVEIQLSDSLTLVLMDTQYWLHPWDKPGEGSDCATKNLPDFLTKLDDILYRNRHKRVVVAGHHPMYSHGQHGGHFTLKDHLFPLTAIRKPLYIPLPVIGSIYPVYRSVFGSLQDLPNPVYREMRNGMVAIFNKYRNLVYTNGHDHNLQLIQHDSLYYVTSGSGAKHEPVGKRKETLFAIERKGFARLDFGIGDQVTISFYVPNEQKPNGELLYQTTIQLRPAPIPAKVGSAEKRPDSLRVVPSNQYAAGPVKRFWFGTNYRAVWAQPLLVPVLNLRAEGLTPTERGGGMQTLSLRLTDRNKHEFAVRSIEKYPEKAIPTALRSGLVNDIVQDQISASHPFAALAVAPLAEAAGVYHTRPRVVVMPNDTSLHDYQQAFANTLMLYEERADGNYKGTGLFGNTTKLYSTPKLLDKLQDDNDNRVDQRSVLRARIFDMWIGDWDRHDDQWRWASFKSGKGLRFEPVPRDRDQAFFVNEGVLPRLASRRWLMPKIQGFENKIRYVPGFNTNARFFDRSFLTEPSRADWRAMADSLKQSLTDQAIDEAMRQLPESARKLTAETITAKLRQRRADLARYADEQYLFLAKAVDVVGSDKEELFDVTRRPDGQTDVVVYKLNKDNNPTQQLYARRFSPAETDEVRLYGLGGDDRFVLHGTAPKGSLVRIIGGKGDDIITDSSSVRGLSRKTWVYDLRKNTTITGGSETRSRLSDDKAVNTYDRMAFRYNLTMPLLTIQANPDDGLFLGGGVLHRTQGFRKEPFAQQHRLTASHAFATDAFTFHYDGTYTDLIGRADLVLNADIKAPNFVQNFFGLGNETVFNKALGVNYYRVRFENWNLNALIQHRVGKAAFYYGPAIERVELEEKQQKFIQDYAQSIPNGRHLFESFWYGGLKAGFTVDTRNNPLLTTRGLFWRTSLTAYKGLNAQSNSFTQLQSDLSFYASVRLPALVTIATRVGTSLNLSDNYEFFQASTLGGLTNLRGFRRTRFAGENAFYHNLDLRMRLFTIRTYLFPAYAGVLAFNDVGRVWLDGERSQTWHHGYGGGIWLAPYNTAVISLIYALSKEDRIPMLRVGFFF